The Ralstonia insidiosa region CTTGGGTTGTTCGTTGGTCAGCTGCACAGGGGCAGGCGTTTTACGGGCCGGCGCAACCTTGGCTGCCGCACGGCGCGCAGCCGGTTTCACCACCGCCGGCTTGGTCACACGCGGCGCGCTCGCAACCGGCCGAGCCGGTTCGATTTGCGTGCCGGCATTCGTACGGAACACGGCCACGGTCTGACGCAGCCCGTCGGCCTGCTCCTGCAGCGATATGGCCGCCGCAGCCGCCTGCTCCACCAGCGCCGCGTTCTGCTGCGTACCCTCATCCATGCGGTTGACGGCCTGGTTGACCTGCTCGATCCCCGCGCTCTGCTCGTCCGACGCCGAGCTGATCTCGCCCATGATGTCGGTCACGCGCTTGACGGCCACAACAACTTCGTCGATCACGCTGCCCGCTTCGGCCACCAGCGTGGTGCCGTTTTCAACGCGGCCAACGGAGTCGCTGATCAGTTCCTTGATCTCCTTGGCGGCCGTCGCGCTACGCTGCGCGAGGCTGCGCACTTCCCCCGCCACCACCGCAAAACCACGGCCTTGCTCGCCCGCACGTGCTGCTTCCACAGCCGCATTCAGCGCCAGGATGTTGGTCTGGAAGGCAATGCCTTCAATCACGCCGATGATGTCGGCAATCTTCTTGCTGCTTTCATTGATGCCGGCCATGGTGTCCACCACCCGGCCCACTACCTCGCCGCCCTTGACGGCGATGTCCGACGCGTTGCCGGCCAGCGTGCTGGCCTGACGGGCGTTGTCGGCGTTCTGCTTCACGATACTCGTGAGCTGCTCCATGCTCGACGCAGTCTGCTCCAGCGACGAGGCTTGCTGCTCGGTGCGCTGTGACAGGTCCACGTTGCCTGCGCTGATCTGCTGCGTGGCGCTGGCAATCGAATCAGAGCCCGAGCGCACCTGCACCACCATCCTCTGCAGGCTCTCCTGCATGCGCTGCAGCGCCATCAACAGGCGGCCGGTTTCGTCCGCACGGTTCACCTGGATGCTGTGTGTGAGATCGCCCTGCGTGATGTGTTCCGCCTGCTCGATGGCGCGCGTCAGCGGCAGCGTGATCGAGCGGCGCAGCGCCCACGTCAGCAACCCACCCACCACAATGCCGCCCAGCAGCAGGCTGATCGTCAGCGCGCTCAGGCTGGCGTGTTCACGCTGGCCGGCTTCGTAGCCCGTCTTGGCAGACGCCAGCTGCATGCGGCTGAGTGCTGCCACCTTGTCGCCCAGCGGGCGATACAGGGCGGGCATCACGTCCATCACTGTCTTGGTGACGGTCGTCTGGTCACCGGCCTGCACGGCGCGCATCAGCACCTCGGCGCCGTCGCGCACGAACGTGTTGCGCAATCCATCGGCTTCATCGGCCAGCGCGCGCTCTTCCGATGACGTCGGCAGTGCGCGGTAGCGCTTCCAGGCCGCATCGGATTTGTCGAGGAACATCCTGGCGCGCTCGATCGTCTTGTCCATGCCGGGCGCACCAGGCGCCATGGCTGCACGATCCAGCACGATGCGGGCGCTCAGCAGGTTGGAATCGGAATCAGCCAATGCCACCGCACCCGCCAGTTGCACGGCGTACGTGTCCTGCAGGCGAGTATTGGCGTGACGCATGCCGACGAGGCCCGTCACACCCACGATGACGGCAAGCACACCAATGCCCGCCATCATCAGCCCCAACCGGAGCCGGATGGTCATGTTGCTGAACATGGATTTTCCTCCCCTTTCAGCGCCGCACCTGTATTACGGCGGGCATTCGAGTGCCCGCCGCAAGGTGTCTTGTCGCCTGCCGGGCGCACTTGCGCGCCCCGGCCAAACGGATCCGCTGTACTTAAGCCGCCTCGGCCTCGTCGCACAGCGCCATGTCAGCCGACATCAGCAGGCGCTCGATGTCCACCAGGATCAGCATGCGTTCGTCGATCGAGCCCAGGCCACGGATGTATTCCGTGTCCAGCGCGCCAGAGAACTCCGGCGCCGGCTTGATCTGCTGGCTTTGCAGCGTCAGCACGTCCGACACGCCATCCACCACGATGCCGACCACGCGGTCCATCAGGTTCAGGATGATGACCACGGTGTACTGGTTGTACTCCACGCGGTCGAGCTGGAACTTGATGCGCAGATCAACGATCGGCACGATGATGCCGCGCAGGTTGATCACCCCTTTGATGAAGTCGGGTGCGTTGGCAATGCGCGTGACGGTCTCGTAGCCACGGATCTCCTGCACCTTCAGGATATCGATGCCGTACTCTTCGCGACCCAGGGTGAAGGCCAGGTACTCCTCCCCGCCGGTTTCCTCACCGATCGCATGTTCCTTGACTGCCATTGCGGTTCCCCTCGGCCCCGTCGGGCCACTAGATTGAATTCGTTGTCGGGCGGTACATCCCACCACCCAAAGCTGCGTGGACGCTTATGCCGCGGCCATCGCCTCGGTCGAGAATCGACGGCCCTGTGCCTCGCCCATCTCGTGCTTCTCGGCAGTAACGGCACGCGCTGCATTTTCTGAATGGCCCGAACGTGCCTCGCGCATGAGCGCCGACACGTCAACGATCAGCGCCACGCTGCCATCACCCAGGATAGTCGCGCCCGAAATACCCGGCACCCGGCGGTAGTTGGTCTCCAGGTTCTTGACCACCACCTGTTGCTGGCCGACCAGCTCATCAATCTGCAGGGCGATCTTCTTGCCTTCCGAATCCAGAATGACGACGATGCCTTCCGACGGATCGGGCAGCGACGGCGTAATGCGGAAGCGCTCGTACATCGGCACCAGCGTCAGGTATTCGTTGCGCACCTTGAGCAGGCGTCCGCCGCCCGGCACGGCCTTGATGTCTTCCGGACGCGGCTGCAGCGATTCGGCCACGCATGACAGCGGCAGGATGAACACTTCGTCGCCGGTCTTGACCGACATGCCGTCCAGAATGGCCAGCGTGAGCGGCAGCACGATGCGGATGGTCGTGCCCTTGCCCTTCTGCGACTGGATCTCGACGTAGCCGCCCATCGACTGGATGTTCTGCTTGACCACGTCCATGCCCACGCCGCGGCCGGACACGTCCGTCACCTGATCGGCGGTGGAGAAGCCCGGTGCGAAGATGAGCTGGTTGATCTCGTCGTCGGTCATGTTGTCCGACACGGGCAGGCCGCGCTCGCGGGCCTTCTTCAGAATCTTGTCGCGGTTCAGGCCCTGACCGTCATCGCTCACCTCGATGACGATGTTGCCGCCCTGGTGGGCAGCGGAGAGCAGCAGCTGGCCGGTGGCATCCTTGCCGGCAGCCACGCGGGCCTCGGGCAGTTCGATGCCGTGGTCCAGGCTGTTGCGCACCAGGTGCGTGAGCGGATCGATGATGCGTTCGATCAGGCCCTTGTCCAGCTCGGTCGATTTGCCAAACGTCGACAGTTCGACCTGCTTGCCCAGCTTGTGCGCCAGGTCGCGCACCAGACGCGGGAAGCGGTTGAACACGTAGTCCATCGGCATCATGCGGATGGACATGGCGGCTTCCTGCAGATCGCGTGCGTTGCGCGTGAGCTGCGAGAGGCCAGAGAACAGGCGCTCGTTCAACACCGGATCGAACGACGACGCAGTCTGCGCCAGCATGGCCTGCGTAATGACGAGCTCACCCACCAGGTTGATGAGCTGGTCGACCTTCTCCACGCCCACGCGAATCGACGTTTCCGCGGCAACAGCCGGCTTTTCTGAAGCGGCCGGGCGAGCCGGCATCGGTGCCGCAGCAACGGCAGCGGCCGGCGGGGCGGCAACTTCATTCGCGGCCGGTGCGTGCGCTTCGGTCTGCGCAGCAGCAGGCGTCGGGGCGGCAACCTGGGCTTCCACCACCGCTGCAGCGGCTGCTGCAGGCGCTGCACCACCAGCGTGCGGCGTGATGACGATCTGGTCGGCATCGATGATGAAGCAGCTCACCGCGATGATGTCGTCGGCGGTGCAAGTGCTCTGCAGCACGATGTCGCTGTTGCGGCCATTGCGCGCATGGCTCACCAGCGTGCCCAGGTGCTTGAGTTCGGTAACGATCAGCTCGCAGTCTTCGTTGGAGACGTCGATGAGCTTGATGTCCAGGCCACCGTCGATCGACACCACCGGCGCAGCGGCCGGTGCCTCCACCACGGCGGGCGCGGCCGCAACGGGCTCGACAGCCGACGGAGCCGGCGCGGCTACGGGTGCTGCCGGCGCAGGCTGCGCTGCCGCGGCGCCATCCTCGGCAGCCAGGCTGTTGAGCTTGGCCACCATGTATTCGAGCGTGGCCGTATCGATGGGGTGCTCTTGCCGGTAGGCATCAAGTTGGCTTTTCAACACGTCTTTCGTTTCCAGGAAGGCATCTACCATGTTCTCGCGCAGCTGCAGGGTGCCGGTGCGGGCGCGGTCCAGAATCGATTCCGCCACATGCGTGAGTTCCGTCATGTGCGTGAAACCGAAGGTTGCGGCACCACCCTTGATGGAGTGTGCGCAACGGAAGATGGCGTTCAGATCATCAGAAGAAGGGTTGGCGACATCGAGATTGAGCAGCAGCCGCTCCATGTCGACAAGCAGCTCCTCCGCCTCCTCAAAGAAGGCGCCGAAAAACTGGCTAAGGTCGAGGTTCATATCTGTCGTCTCGGTCGTTTAATGCGTCGATGCAGATCCGTGGGTCTGCGCATGCCATTCGAACAGCTGCATCACCGAATCCGTCAGACCGTCAGGGTCGAACGGCTTGGGCAGGAAGCCCGTGGCGCCGGCGGCACGCGCCTGCTCGCGGATCGTGCCGTCTGCCTCGGTGGTCAGCATCAGGATCGGCGTGTCGGCATAGGCCGACAGCGATCGCAGCGCGCGGATCAGGGTGAGGCCGTCCATTGCTGGCATCACCTGATCGGTAATCACGAGGTCGTGCTTGCCGTCGGTCTGCTTGCGCACGGCTTCCAGCGCGGCGGCGCCGTCAGTGGCTTCCGTCACGGCAAAGCCGCACTCGCGCAGGCATGCGGCGATCATGCGGCGGATCGAGGTGGAGTCATCCACCACCAGGATGTGTTTCTCGCTCATTGGTTACGTTCTCCCCCTGGGCGCTTATGGCTTGGCTGGAGCAGCCGCATCGGCACCAGCCGCGGCCACTCCTGTTGCACGTGCTGCCGCATCGGGCAGCGTGTCTTTGCCGTCATTGCGCAGGTCGGCCACCGGCTCGACCCCGCCTGAACGGACGGCTTCAGCGGCCCGTGCATTGAGCACGACGATGCTGATGCGACGGTTGATCGGGTTGTATGCGTTGGTCTTGTCCAGCGGCACCGATGCCTCCAGACCCACCACGCGGCTCACCTTCTCGGGCTTCATGCCGCCCGCAATCAACTCGCGGCGCGAGGCGTTGGCACGGTCGGCGGAGAGCTCCCAGTTGCTGTAGCCGTGTTGCGTGGCGTATTGCGTGGCATCGGTATGGCCCGACAGGCTGATCGGGTTGGGCACATCATTGAGTGCCGAGCCCAGCTCGCGCAGGATGGTGCGCATGTACGGCTGCACCTCGGCGCTGGCGTTGGCAAACATCGGGCGGTTCTGCTGGTCAACGATCTGGATGCGCAGCCCTTCGCTGGTCATGTCGATCAGCAGCTGGTGCTTGAACTGGCTCATCACCGGGTTGGTCTCCACCATCTCGGCAATCTTCTGCTTGAGCTTGTTCAGCGCGGCGTCGTCGGACTCATCGCGGATATTGCGCTGGCGCTGCACCGTGGGGCTAGGGCTCGGGTTCGGCTGCGGCACGTTCTGCTTGAGCGACGGGCTGCCCTGCAGGATGCTCGACTGATCGCCCGAACCGGCGCCGCCAAACAGCGCCACCTTCAGCGGCGTGCGGAAATACGTTTCCACCGACGACAACTCGGCCTTGGTGACCGAGCTGAGCAGCCACATCAGCAGGAAGAACGCCATCATGGCCGTCACGAAGTCGGCATAGGCGATCTTCCACGCGCCACCATGGTGGCCGTGCCCAGCCTTCTTGTTGCGCCGGATGACAATGAAGGTCGGTGTGCTGGACTTGCTCATGGTCCGTTCCCGTCGGTGTGTGCTGCGTCGTTAATGGCGTGGCTCGTGGGCCGCACTCTGTGTCATAGGGGGTTCAGCGCTACGCTGTCTTGGCGCCACGCACGTGGTCTTCCAGCTCGGCAAACGACGGGCGCTCGGTCGAGAACAGCACCTTGCGGCCGAACTCAACAGCAATCGCCGGGGCGTAGCCGTTCATGCTGGCCAGCAACGTCACCTTGATGCACTGGAACAACTTGGTCGATTCTTCGGCGCGCTGCTCCAGCAACGAACCCAGCGGCCCGATGAAGCCGTACGCCAGCAAAATGCCGAGGAAGGTGCCGACCAGCGCCGAGGCGATCAGCTTGCCCAGCTCTGCCGGCGGCAGGCCGACCGAGCCCATGGTGTGCACCACGCCCATCACCGCAGCCACGATGCCGAAGGCCGGCATGGCGTCGCCCACCTTGGTGATGATGCGGGCCGGTTGTTCAGCTTCGTGGTGGTGGGTGTCGATTTCCTGATCCATCAGCGCTTCGATCTGGAACGGATTCAGGTTGCCGCCGACCATCAGGCGCAGGTAATCGCAGATGAAATCCAGCGCGTGGTGATCGGCCTGGATGGCGGGGTAGTTGGCGAACAGCGCGCTTTCGTGCGGGGATTCGATGTCGGCTTCGATCGACATCATCCCTTCACGGCGGATCTTGGACAGCACCACATACAGCAGCGCCATCACTTCCATATAGAGGGCCTTGGTGTACTTCGAGCCCTTGAACAGGCCCGGGAGCGCCTTGACCGTGGCGTTGATGGCCTTTTTGTCGTTGCCGACCACGAAGGCACCAATGCCAGCGCCGAAGATGATCAGCAGTTCGGTCGGCTGGAACAGCGGCCCCAGGTGGCCACCGGCCAGCATGTAGCCGCCGAACACCGAGGCGAGAATCACGATGTAACCGATGGCGACTAACACTGGGCGAACTCCTGAATGGGCATCGCACGATCAATTCGAGCGATCAATACAAGGGTGATTAACGGCATCGCCCCGGTTTCCTGAAGGCTTGGCGCCGGGTTTTGCTGCAAGGGTTGGCGCTCGAGGGCAACCGAAAATCGTTGTGCCACGCCCCTCTTCACCAAGAACGGCATCAAAACGGGCGGCTTGAGCGCCACGTCGCCCCGGGAAGACCCGAAAAGCGGGGGCAACCAAGCCGAACGAAAGAAAAAAGGGACGGAAATTGCTTTCCGTCCCTTCCTTCACGCGCGGCGGCAAAAAAAATGCCGGCCCGCAGTTTCCTGCGACGACCGGCCTACCCCCTTCCCCTTTTGTGCTGTCTGAGCCCCTGTGCTGTTGCTGCTCTGTGTTCTGTGCTGTCTTGTTATGTGCCGAACTTGCCGGCTATTGTTGTTGTGTTCCCGTATTTCCCGTCATTCCCCGGCGTTCGTTCCCGTACGTCCCGTAATCCCGGTGGTACCGCTCAGGCGTCGATCGTCTTGTCTGCGACCGCATCTACCTGGCCAGCGACGCGCTTTTTCTTGCCTGCGCGTGAAGGTGGCTGGCAGACACCGCACACGAAACCATGGTGCAAGTCTTCTGCATGGGCTACGAAATGGCCGGTGCAGCGCGTGCACTTCACGGTGTGCAGCATCTTTCCCTCGAAGAACTTCAGCATCATCCACGCGCGGGTAATGGAAAGCACTTCTTCCTGCTCGTGAACGTGAATGTGTTCCTGGTACAGCTTGTAGGCCGAGATCAGGCGGCGCACACCCGTGCTGCGGCTGTTCTCACCCAGAAAACGGTAAATGTTCAGGAAGATCGACGAGTGGATGTTCGGCGACCACGTCAGGAACCAGTCTGCCGAGAAGGGCAGCATGCCCTTGGGCGGCGATTCCCCACGAATTTCCTTGTACAGCTTGACCAGACGCTCACGGCTGAGCGTGGTTTCTTGTTCCAGCAATTGCAGACGCGCACCGAGCGAAATCAATTCCGCTGCGAGGTGGATCTGCTGAACTTCGTTCATGACGCTGGTATGACGCATGGCACTGCTCCCGCTTTGCTTCTGCTACCCATCCGAATCACGCTAAACCCGACGGAAAACCCGCCGCAAAAGGCTTAGCTGATCTGCTCAACCGCCTGACGCGCCAGCAGAATCGACATTTGCGATTGCTGCAGGCCCTTGTCACGGTGCGGCTGGGTCACCAGACCCAGGATGGCGTGATCGTCGAAGCGGAAGCGGCACAGCATCATGTTCGTGCTGGCCAGCTTGACGATCTGCGCGGGCGACATCGTCAACAGGATGTCAGCCAATTCTTCAGAGATGCCGAGGCGAAACAGAGCGGCATCGCGATCCTTGGCCAGCATCTGCTGGGCAAGCATCAAATAGGTGAGATTCAGCTCGCTGATCTCAGAAACGAGTTCTTGCGTGTCCATGTATGTCCCGTCGTGTGCAGTAAAAGTACAACCTGCATCCGATCCCGCATGGTGCTGCCCGGTGGCGCCGTTGTGTTTCGCGCCTACCCTCGCCGGGCGGTCACCAATCCCCACAGATCGGATGTTCCTGGCAGTCGGTACCGTTGCCGGCACTTCCTGCCTCCTTCTTACTCACGTCGCTAAGACATGGTGAAGTTGTTTTCTGTTGAACACATTGTGGTTTGACGACCGGGGTAAGTAAAGAAGGGTGACCCCCTACATTGGAGGGGTGAGGTAAGCCATTTTCTTGTAGGCTAACTTCCTACAAAGTTGTTAATAAATGTTGTAAACACGGCCCTTGCCGACGCAGCAAGCCTGGGTAGACCGTGCGCTAAAGCGGTCGTTTGACACGGTTTTACCCCAATGTTTGGCCGAAAATAGCAATATTATTGCCTAAAGAAGCCATGAATCGACAAAGAAGGCGTCGCACTTCTGCCACTATGAGCATCGGATGCCGGGTTAACGGTTTGTAGGACACTTCTTACCCCGTCCTACAGGCCGTGTAGGACAGTTCCGACTGCGGTTTGACCGGTTTTGTAGGAGTGATCCTACAGTGGAACAGCAATTTTGTAGGACACCTCCTACTCATATGTATCTCTATCCAATACATGTCTTTTATAGAGATACAAAATTGCCCGCTTCGACAAGCTTGTCGGGGCCGGGAAGGAAGGCAGCGGCACTTACCCTGCAGGGCCGCACAGGAAAGTGCGGCATGGTCGACCAACCGTGAGAGAAACGTCGGAATTTCTGCGATTGCGCGCGGGCGCTGTTGTAGGACACCGCTCGCGCGTGCAGGGGTGCTCAGGGGTGTTGGGGCGGGGTCCAGTGGGCCAGCAATACCGTGCCCGTGGCAGATTCGGTGATGACGAGTGATTGCCCGTCGGGTGTCAGTGCGACATTGGTGGTGGTCCACCCCCGGCACGACGCGATGCGCGCCAGCGGTTCGCCATGCGGTGAGAGCACAAAGACCGCGCCCAGCGAGGCATGGGCCACAAACAGGTTGCCGGCGGCGTCCATCGCCATGCCGTCCGGGCCGCTGGTGCCGTAGAACTGCGCGAAGCGGCCGACCTTGCTGGTGCTGCCGTCAGCCAAGAGCGGCAGGCGCCAGACAGCGTTGTCGCGCGTCATGGCCACGAACAGTGCGGACTCGTCTGGCGTGAGCACCAGCCCGTTCGGGCTTGGGCCGTTCGACAACAGGCAATCGAGACGGCCATCCGGGCGTAGGCGGTAGACGCGGCCGGTCGGGTCGTGCAGGCCGGTCTGGCCTTGATCGGTGAAATAGACATCGCCATTGCGGGCGACAATCAGGTCGTTCGGGCCCTTGAAGCGCTCGCTGTTGCGGCGGGTGAGAAGCGGCGCAACCACGCCCGTCGCCGGATCGAGCGACAGCACTCCATTCTTATAGTCAGCAATCAGCAGCGTACCGTCGTGGCGCAGCGCCAGGCCGTTCGGTTCGCCATCGTATTCGGCCACCACAGCCCAATCGCCCCGTGGCGAGACCCGCAGGATGCGTCCGTGGGGAATGTCGACCAGCCAGAGATTGCCTTGCGCATCCCAGCACGGGCCTTCCAAAAAGCAATCGACCGGCGCCCCGCCCTTGTTGGCGCGCGACCATTCGGTCGGCACGGGGCGGCGCAGCTCGGCCGGCATCTCGGTGAAGACCGTGGTCTCGACTGTCGGCCAATGGAAGTACGTCATGGCGCGGGCACGGCGTCAGCGTCGGATTCAGCCAGATGGCGCGTGGCTGTGCCGGTATAGCGGTAGGGCAGCTGACGCGGCATCGGTCCCTTGTTGCGCTCGCCGCGACTGCTCTGCTCCCAAGCGTGCGCCAGGATGCCGACCGCGCGCGACAGGCAGAACACGCCGCGCGCCAATGGCGCCGCAAACCCCAGTTCCGCGTAGATGACGGCAGTGGCGCCGTCGATGTTCATCGGGATCGGCTTGCCCTTGCGCGCGGAGAGCAGCGCCTCGATGGCGCGGCCGATGGCGGCGTAGTGACCGCCGACCACGCTGTCTTGTGCTGCCTCGTCCACCAATGCCAGCAATCGTCCCGCTCGTGGGTCTACCGGGTGGAAACGGTGCCCGAAGCCTGGCAGGTACTTGCCATGCGCGGCGATGAAGGCATCGACACCCGCCGCCGTAGCCGCTTCCAGCGATGCACCATCAAACATGCGCGCCTCGATGTCATGGAACAGCTCGACCGCCTGCTGCCCGGCCCCACCATGCACGTCGTCCAGCGCATTCAGCGCAGACGCCATAGCACCGTTGAGCGGCAATCCGCAACTCGTCGCCATCTTGGCAATCGCAATGGAGGGGGCGTGCGGGCCGTGGTCGACCGAGGCCA contains the following coding sequences:
- a CDS encoding SMP-30/gluconolactonase/LRE family protein, which encodes MTYFHWPTVETTVFTEMPAELRRPVPTEWSRANKGGAPVDCFLEGPCWDAQGNLWLVDIPHGRILRVSPRGDWAVVAEYDGEPNGLALRHDGTLLIADYKNGVLSLDPATGVVAPLLTRRNSERFKGPNDLIVARNGDVYFTDQGQTGLHDPTGRVYRLRPDGRLDCLLSNGPSPNGLVLTPDESALFVAMTRDNAVWRLPLLADGSTSKVGRFAQFYGTSGPDGMAMDAAGNLFVAHASLGAVFVLSPHGEPLARIASCRGWTTTNVALTPDGQSLVITESATGTVLLAHWTPPQHP
- a CDS encoding chemotaxis protein CheW, with the protein product MAVKEHAIGEETGGEEYLAFTLGREEYGIDILKVQEIRGYETVTRIANAPDFIKGVINLRGIIVPIVDLRIKFQLDRVEYNQYTVVIILNLMDRVVGIVVDGVSDVLTLQSQQIKPAPEFSGALDTEYIRGLGSIDERMLILVDIERLLMSADMALCDEAEAA
- the cheA gene encoding chemotaxis protein CheA; its protein translation is MNLDLSQFFGAFFEEAEELLVDMERLLLNLDVANPSSDDLNAIFRCAHSIKGGAATFGFTHMTELTHVAESILDRARTGTLQLRENMVDAFLETKDVLKSQLDAYRQEHPIDTATLEYMVAKLNSLAAEDGAAAAQPAPAAPVAAPAPSAVEPVAAAPAVVEAPAAAPVVSIDGGLDIKLIDVSNEDCELIVTELKHLGTLVSHARNGRNSDIVLQSTCTADDIIAVSCFIIDADQIVITPHAGGAAPAAAAAAVVEAQVAAPTPAAAQTEAHAPAANEVAAPPAAAVAAAPMPARPAASEKPAVAAETSIRVGVEKVDQLINLVGELVITQAMLAQTASSFDPVLNERLFSGLSQLTRNARDLQEAAMSIRMMPMDYVFNRFPRLVRDLAHKLGKQVELSTFGKSTELDKGLIERIIDPLTHLVRNSLDHGIELPEARVAAGKDATGQLLLSAAHQGGNIVIEVSDDGQGLNRDKILKKARERGLPVSDNMTDDEINQLIFAPGFSTADQVTDVSGRGVGMDVVKQNIQSMGGYVEIQSQKGKGTTIRIVLPLTLAILDGMSVKTGDEVFILPLSCVAESLQPRPEDIKAVPGGGRLLKVRNEYLTLVPMYERFRITPSLPDPSEGIVVILDSEGKKIALQIDELVGQQQVVVKNLETNYRRVPGISGATILGDGSVALIVDVSALMREARSGHSENAARAVTAEKHEMGEAQGRRFSTEAMAAA
- a CDS encoding citryl-CoA lyase, with protein sequence MTTTPVQDAAGLAADYWRTDIIDIEPGRIHVRGYPIQELIGNIGFAEMIWLMLRGELPTKRQAALLEAALVASVDHGPHAPSIAIAKMATSCGLPLNGAMASALNALDDVHGGAGQQAVELFHDIEARMFDGASLEAATAAGVDAFIAAHGKYLPGFGHRFHPVDPRAGRLLALVDEAAQDSVVGGHYAAIGRAIEALLSARKGKPIPMNIDGATAVIYAELGFAAPLARGVFCLSRAVGILAHAWEQSSRGERNKGPMPRQLPYRYTGTATRHLAESDADAVPAP
- the motA gene encoding flagellar motor stator protein MotA, which translates into the protein MLVAIGYIVILASVFGGYMLAGGHLGPLFQPTELLIIFGAGIGAFVVGNDKKAINATVKALPGLFKGSKYTKALYMEVMALLYVVLSKIRREGMMSIEADIESPHESALFANYPAIQADHHALDFICDYLRLMVGGNLNPFQIEALMDQEIDTHHHEAEQPARIITKVGDAMPAFGIVAAVMGVVHTMGSVGLPPAELGKLIASALVGTFLGILLAYGFIGPLGSLLEQRAEESTKLFQCIKVTLLASMNGYAPAIAVEFGRKVLFSTERPSFAELEDHVRGAKTA
- the flhC gene encoding flagellar transcriptional regulator FlhC; translated protein: MRHTSVMNEVQQIHLAAELISLGARLQLLEQETTLSRERLVKLYKEIRGESPPKGMLPFSADWFLTWSPNIHSSIFLNIYRFLGENSRSTGVRRLISAYKLYQEHIHVHEQEEVLSITRAWMMLKFFEGKMLHTVKCTRCTGHFVAHAEDLHHGFVCGVCQPPSRAGKKKRVAGQVDAVADKTIDA
- the flhD gene encoding flagellar transcriptional regulator FlhD gives rise to the protein MDTQELVSEISELNLTYLMLAQQMLAKDRDAALFRLGISEELADILLTMSPAQIVKLASTNMMLCRFRFDDHAILGLVTQPHRDKGLQQSQMSILLARQAVEQIS
- a CDS encoding response regulator, yielding MSEKHILVVDDSTSIRRMIAACLRECGFAVTEATDGAAALEAVRKQTDGKHDLVITDQVMPAMDGLTLIRALRSLSAYADTPILMLTTEADGTIREQARAAGATGFLPKPFDPDGLTDSVMQLFEWHAQTHGSASTH
- the motB gene encoding flagellar motor protein MotB → MSKSSTPTFIVIRRNKKAGHGHHGGAWKIAYADFVTAMMAFFLLMWLLSSVTKAELSSVETYFRTPLKVALFGGAGSGDQSSILQGSPSLKQNVPQPNPSPSPTVQRQRNIRDESDDAALNKLKQKIAEMVETNPVMSQFKHQLLIDMTSEGLRIQIVDQQNRPMFANASAEVQPYMRTILRELGSALNDVPNPISLSGHTDATQYATQHGYSNWELSADRANASRRELIAGGMKPEKVSRVVGLEASVPLDKTNAYNPINRRISIVVLNARAAEAVRSGGVEPVADLRNDGKDTLPDAAARATGVAAAGADAAAPAKP
- a CDS encoding methyl-accepting chemotaxis protein, with translation MFSNMTIRLRLGLMMAGIGVLAVIVGVTGLVGMRHANTRLQDTYAVQLAGAVALADSDSNLLSARIVLDRAAMAPGAPGMDKTIERARMFLDKSDAAWKRYRALPTSSEERALADEADGLRNTFVRDGAEVLMRAVQAGDQTTVTKTVMDVMPALYRPLGDKVAALSRMQLASAKTGYEAGQREHASLSALTISLLLGGIVVGGLLTWALRRSITLPLTRAIEQAEHITQGDLTHSIQVNRADETGRLLMALQRMQESLQRMVVQVRSGSDSIASATQQISAGNVDLSQRTEQQASSLEQTASSMEQLTSIVKQNADNARQASTLAGNASDIAVKGGEVVGRVVDTMAGINESSKKIADIIGVIEGIAFQTNILALNAAVEAARAGEQGRGFAVVAGEVRSLAQRSATAAKEIKELISDSVGRVENGTTLVAEAGSVIDEVVVAVKRVTDIMGEISSASDEQSAGIEQVNQAVNRMDEGTQQNAALVEQAAAAAISLQEQADGLRQTVAVFRTNAGTQIEPARPVASAPRVTKPAVVKPAARRAAAKVAPARKTPAPVQLTNEQPKPAVVEAAAEEQQRVRPAAAKSTTSAAAQAPKLQSPKLVAAGGDDSDWETF